A genomic window from Mesorhizobium sp. 131-2-1 includes:
- the urtE gene encoding urea ABC transporter ATP-binding subunit UrtE, translated as MLEVSNATLHYGAAQALRGVSLKAGAGKITCVLGRNGVGKTSLMRSIVGHHRLTSGSVAFEGKALDRSAAYDRARSGIAFVPQGREVFPLLTVRENLETGFAPLKRADRIIPAHVFELFPVLKQMLGRRGGDLSGGQQQQLAIGRALVMRPKLLVLDEPTEGIQPSIIKDIGRAIRYLRDQAGIAVLLVEQYLDFCRELADEVNIMDRGQIVHAGPAEDLDRADVRKFLTV; from the coding sequence ATGCTCGAAGTTTCCAACGCCACGCTGCATTACGGCGCCGCCCAGGCGCTGCGCGGTGTTTCGCTGAAGGCCGGCGCCGGCAAGATCACCTGCGTGCTCGGCCGCAACGGCGTCGGCAAGACCAGTTTGATGAGATCGATCGTCGGCCATCACCGGCTGACGAGCGGAAGCGTTGCCTTCGAGGGGAAGGCGCTCGACCGGAGCGCGGCGTATGACCGCGCCCGGTCGGGCATCGCATTCGTGCCGCAGGGCAGGGAGGTCTTCCCGCTGCTGACGGTGCGCGAAAATCTGGAGACCGGCTTCGCGCCGCTGAAGCGCGCCGACCGCATCATCCCGGCTCACGTATTCGAGCTGTTCCCGGTGCTGAAGCAGATGCTCGGCCGTCGCGGCGGCGATCTCTCCGGCGGCCAGCAGCAGCAGCTCGCCATCGGCCGGGCACTGGTGATGCGGCCGAAGCTGCTCGTGCTCGACGAGCCGACCGAAGGCATCCAGCCCTCGATCATTAAGGACATCGGCCGCGCCATCCGTTACCTGCGCGACCAGGCCGGCATCGCCGTGCTGCTCGTCGAGCAATATCTCGACTTCTGCCGCGAGCTAGCCGACGAGGTCAACATCATGGACCGTGGTCAGATCGTCCACGCCGGCCCCGCCGAAGACCTCGATCGGGCGGATGTTCGGAAGTTCCTGACAGTCTAG
- the urtD gene encoding urea ABC transporter ATP-binding protein UrtD, whose translation MSKSNTILYLDGVSVSFDGFRAINSLSLVLDKGEMRAIIGPNGAGKTTMMDIVTGKTRPDEGEVFFDGHVDLTRHDEAEIAMMGIGRKFQKPTVFESHTIEENLMLALKGPRSIFPALFHRRSAAEARRIDDILGIIRLGDKRAELAANLSHGQKQWLEIGMLLAQDPKLLLVDEPVAGMTDAETEETARLLKDIARDHSVIVVEHDMHFVRELGVKVTCLHEGAVLSEGSLDFVSADERVVEVYLGR comes from the coding sequence ATGTCGAAATCGAACACCATCCTCTATCTCGACGGCGTCTCGGTCTCCTTCGACGGTTTCCGCGCCATCAACAGTTTGTCGCTGGTGCTCGACAAGGGCGAGATGCGCGCCATCATCGGCCCCAACGGCGCCGGCAAGACGACGATGATGGACATCGTCACCGGCAAGACGCGGCCCGACGAGGGTGAAGTCTTCTTCGACGGCCACGTCGATCTCACCCGGCATGACGAGGCGGAGATCGCCATGATGGGCATCGGCCGGAAATTCCAGAAGCCGACGGTCTTCGAGAGCCACACCATCGAAGAGAATTTGATGCTGGCGCTGAAGGGGCCACGCTCGATCTTCCCGGCGTTGTTTCATCGCCGTTCGGCCGCCGAGGCGCGGCGCATCGACGATATTCTCGGCATCATCCGTCTCGGCGACAAGCGCGCGGAATTGGCCGCCAACCTCAGCCACGGTCAGAAGCAATGGCTGGAGATCGGCATGCTGCTCGCGCAGGACCCGAAGCTGCTTCTTGTCGACGAGCCGGTCGCCGGCATGACCGATGCCGAGACCGAGGAGACGGCGCGCCTGCTCAAGGATATCGCCCGCGACCACTCGGTGATCGTCGTCGAGCACGACATGCATTTCGTGCGCGAGCTCGGCGTCAAGGTCACCTGCCTGCACGAAGGCGCGGTGCTGTCCGAAGGCTCGCTCGATTTCGTCTCGGCCGACGAACGTGTCGTCGAAGTCTATCTGGGGCGTTGA
- the urtC gene encoding urea ABC transporter permease subunit UrtC produces the protein MITQRFFGADRRIAVTVIILLMVAIIVPLLNLAVSPSSAFYIPPYIVALVGKYLCYALLALALDLVWGYCGILSLGHGAFFALGGYAMGMYLMRQIGSRGVYGNPILPDFMVFLNYKELPWFWYGFDHFWFATIMVLAVPGLLAFVFGWFAFRSRVTGVYLSIITQAMTYALLLAFFRNDMGFGGNNGLTDFKDILGFNVQADSTRSALFAASAVMLALAVLLTAAMVRSKYGKLLMAVRDAESRTRFLGWRAENVKLFAFTVSAIMAGIAGALYVPQVGIINPGEFEPSNSIEVVIWTAVGGRGTIVGPIVGALLVNAGKSWFTGVLPEFWLFALGGLFVAVTLLLPKGIVGMWDSWRGKARAMRAASLAAEAGADPDEPQPKIVRSAARAPGAWSASSPEPQPAE, from the coding sequence ATGATCACGCAACGCTTCTTCGGCGCCGACCGCCGCATCGCCGTCACTGTCATCATCCTGTTGATGGTGGCCATCATCGTGCCGCTGCTCAACCTCGCGGTCTCGCCGTCGAGCGCGTTCTACATACCGCCCTACATTGTGGCACTTGTCGGCAAGTATCTCTGCTATGCGCTGCTTGCCCTGGCACTCGACCTCGTCTGGGGCTATTGCGGCATCCTCTCGCTCGGCCATGGCGCCTTCTTCGCGCTCGGCGGCTATGCGATGGGCATGTATCTGATGCGCCAGATCGGCTCGCGCGGCGTCTACGGCAATCCCATCCTGCCGGATTTCATGGTGTTCCTGAACTACAAGGAACTGCCGTGGTTCTGGTACGGCTTCGACCATTTCTGGTTCGCGACGATCATGGTGCTGGCCGTGCCCGGTCTGCTTGCCTTCGTCTTCGGCTGGTTCGCCTTCCGCAGCCGCGTCACCGGCGTCTACCTGTCGATCATCACCCAGGCGATGACCTATGCGCTGCTGCTCGCCTTCTTCCGCAACGACATGGGTTTCGGCGGCAACAACGGCCTGACCGATTTCAAGGACATTCTCGGCTTCAACGTGCAGGCCGATTCGACGCGCTCGGCGCTGTTCGCAGCCAGTGCCGTCATGCTCGCGCTTGCCGTCCTCCTCACCGCGGCGATGGTGCGCTCGAAGTACGGAAAGCTCTTGATGGCGGTGCGCGATGCCGAAAGTCGCACCCGCTTCCTCGGCTGGCGGGCAGAGAACGTCAAGCTGTTCGCCTTCACCGTCTCGGCGATCATGGCCGGTATCGCCGGCGCGCTCTACGTGCCGCAGGTCGGCATCATCAATCCCGGCGAATTCGAGCCGTCCAACTCGATCGAGGTGGTGATCTGGACCGCGGTCGGCGGGCGCGGCACCATCGTCGGCCCGATCGTCGGCGCGCTGCTCGTCAATGCCGGCAAGTCATGGTTCACCGGCGTGCTGCCGGAATTCTGGCTGTTCGCGCTGGGTGGGCTGTTCGTCGCCGTCACCCTGCTGCTGCCCAAGGGCATCGTCGGCATGTGGGACAGCTGGCGCGGCAAGGCCAGGGCGATGCGCGCGGCTTCGCTCGCCGCGGAGGCCGGCGCGGATCCGGACGAGCCGCAGCCGAAGATCGTGCGCTCAGCGGCGAGGGCGCCCGGCGCCTGGTCCGCCTCCAGCCCCGAACCGCAGCCGGCGGAGTAG